GGGCGCATCAGGTGTGCAACTGGGAACGCGGTTTGTCTGCGCTACGGAATGTATCGCCCACGCCGATTTCAAGAAGGCATTCATTCGTGCCAGTGCAAGGGATGCTGTAACAACTGTGCAGGTGGACCCTCAATTCCCTGTTATTCCGGTCCGGGCATTGAATAACGAAGGCGGCCGTAAGTTTATTGAAACTCAGCATGAAGTCATCGCCAAATATAAAGCTGGCGAACTTGATCTGGAAAGTGCACAACTGGAAATTGAGCATTTTTGGGCCGGTGCTTTGCGGCGCGCCGTGATTGACGGTGATGTTGAATATGGTTCGGTTATGGCCGGTCAAAGTGTTGGTATGGTCAAAAAAGAGCAATCAACACAAGATATTTTGCAGGAACTGGTTGATGAGGCGGCGAATAGTTTTGCCTAACCTTGTTGGCAGGAAGGCATTTGGATAGATGAGCAACGCGGCAGTCAGCGGCCCGAGAATATTATTCCGTCAACTCCGGAGGGTGATGGCGGGACAAGGGGATGCTGAGCTCCGCTTGCAGACAATTGTTGGCCTGATTGCCTCCAATATGATTGCGGAAGTCTGCTCATGCTACTTGATGCGGGCTGGAGATGTCCTGGAGCTTTTCGCGACCCAGGGACTGAATAAAGAAGCCGTCCACAGAACCCGTCTTCGGGTTGGTGAAGGACTGGTCGGTGATATCGCCGCCCATGCCCGCCCGCTAAATCTATCCGATGCGCAAAGTCATCCTCAATTTGCTTATCGCCCTGAAACGGGTGAGGAAGCTTACCATTCTCTTCTAGGGGCTCCGATCTTACGCGGGGGCCGTGTTATTGGTGTTCTGGTGGTTCAGAACCGGACCATGCGCCATTATACGGAAGAAGAAGTAGAGGCTATTCAAACCGTCGCCATGGTTGTTGCTGAACTGGTCAGTTCAGAAGAAATGATCAGTTCGACAGAACTGTTGGATACGGCCGGCAATGCCACGTTGCCACACCGTCTTGCGGGGCGTGTTCTGGCCGAAGGGCTGGCAGCAGGTTATGCAATTCTTCATGAGCCCCGCATCGAAGTGCGGCAGACCATCGCCGATAACATGGCCGATGAATTGGTGCGTCTTGAAGTCGCTGTGAGCGGGTTGCAAAGTTCAGTTGACGATATGCTGAATACCACAGATGCGCTGGCCAGCGAAGAATCCAAGGATATCTTCGAAGCCTATAAAATGTTCGCCCATGACAAAAGCTGGTTGAAGCGGCTGGAAACTGCGGTGCGGGCTGGGTTGACGGCGGAAGCGGCGATCAAGCGTGTTCAGGATGATACCCGCAATCGGATGAAAGAAATTGTGGACCCGTATATTCGGGAGCGTTTGTCGGATTTGGATGATCTGGCAAACCGGCTTTATCTGCATCTTGAGGGGAATCAGGGCATTGATCGCCACCATCTGCCTCAGGAGACGGTGGTTGTTGCCCGCAATATGAGCGCTGCTGAGCTTTTGGATTACGACCAGTCAAACTTGCGGGCTGTTGTGTTGGTCGAGGGAACAAGAAGCAGCCATGTTGCGATTGTCGCACGGGCACTGGGCGTCCCGGTCATTGGTCAATGCGAGGAAATCTACGATTCTGTCGAGCAGGGTGATTATGTTCTTGTCGACGGGGAACACGGGCAGGTGTTCCTGCGTCCGGGCGACGATGTTACGCAGGCGTTCGATCGTAGTGTTCGTCACCGGGAAGAACGGCAGGCGAAATTTGCAGCTTTAAGGGATAAAGAAGCAATTTCCAAGGATGGTCAACTGGTGGATCTGCATATGAATGCGGGTCTGCTAATCGATCTGGACCATTTTGATTCCGCTGGCGCCGATGGTATTGGGCTCTTTCGGACAGAATTACAGTTTATGGTTCGCTCCAAGATGCCGAAAGTGGATGAACAGACTGAATTATATTCCACTGTTCTGGATAAAGCCGGTGATCGGCCGGTTATTTTCAGAACTCTGGATGTTGGTGGTGACAAAGTTCTTCCTTACCTTCAGATGAAGGAAGAAGAAAATCCTGCCTTGGGGTGGCGGGCCATTCGAATTGGGTTGGATCGTCCAGCGCTTTTGAAAGCGCAATTACGGGCGATGGTGCGCGCCGCCGCCGGTCGAAATCTGAGTCTGATGTTCCCGATGATTGCCGAGGTTTCCGAATTTCTTGAAGCCAAATCTCTTCTGACCCGCGAAATAGAGCGGGAAAAAGAAAAGGGAAGAGGTCCTAAACAGGTGAAAGTTGGAACGATGATTGAGGTGCCCTCCATCATCTGGCAAATGCCTCATCTGTTAAGAGAGGTCGATTTTGTATCTGTCGGCTCGAACGATCTATTACAGTTTTTCTATGCCGTTGATCGCGGAAACGCGATGGTGACAGATCGATACGATGTCTTGAGCTCAAGCTTTTTATCGATGCTGCAATATATTGCGCGGGAATGCGACAAGGCGGGCGTTCCCGTTTCGATTTGTGGGGATGTGGCCGGTAAACCTTTGGAAGCGATGACGTTGATCGGGCTTGGTTATCGGTCTCTGTCGATGTCGGTTGAAGCCATTGGCCCTGTCAAGCAAATGGTGCGCAGCGCTGATATTGCTAAAATTAACGAATTCACCAAACGTCTATGCAACTCGAAAGTTATTTCAGCCCGTGAACAGCTTCGTGCATTTGCGAAAGATCATTCGATTATCGTGTGATTTTTTTAAGAGTGAAACGACCTTAACTGTTTGAGCTTTAATCTTTTTTGCGGACAACACTCAAAAAATAAATTATCGTTCAAGTGCTTTTCCTGGGAAGCGGGAAAGGCAACTGAATTGAAATGTAATTTAACGGTACCCTGAAATGGCGAAACAAAAAGAATTGCCATTGGAGGATGAGGCGCAAAAACGTCTCAATCTGACAATTTCGGATGACGAAAAGTCTGACCCGGATAAGGGCGGCCAATCGGCTACTGAAACAGTGAAAGAGCAGGTTGTGGATTTTTCTTCTGATGACGCTTCTTATGACCATGAAGAAGATGTCTACATCCGCGTTGGCGACCGTCTGCGCCTGGCAAGGGAAGCCAAAGAACTTTCTTTGCATGACGTCGCTGAACAATTGCGGTTGCGTCCACGGCAGATACAGGCGATCGAAAATAGCGACTATGCGAGCTTGCCCGGCCAGGCTTTTGTCACTGGTTTTTTACGCTCCTATGCGAACGCGGTT
This region of Sneathiella aquimaris genomic DNA includes:
- the ptsP gene encoding phosphoenolpyruvate--protein phosphotransferase — encoded protein: MAGQGDAELRLQTIVGLIASNMIAEVCSCYLMRAGDVLELFATQGLNKEAVHRTRLRVGEGLVGDIAAHARPLNLSDAQSHPQFAYRPETGEEAYHSLLGAPILRGGRVIGVLVVQNRTMRHYTEEEVEAIQTVAMVVAELVSSEEMISSTELLDTAGNATLPHRLAGRVLAEGLAAGYAILHEPRIEVRQTIADNMADELVRLEVAVSGLQSSVDDMLNTTDALASEESKDIFEAYKMFAHDKSWLKRLETAVRAGLTAEAAIKRVQDDTRNRMKEIVDPYIRERLSDLDDLANRLYLHLEGNQGIDRHHLPQETVVVARNMSAAELLDYDQSNLRAVVLVEGTRSSHVAIVARALGVPVIGQCEEIYDSVEQGDYVLVDGEHGQVFLRPGDDVTQAFDRSVRHREERQAKFAALRDKEAISKDGQLVDLHMNAGLLIDLDHFDSAGADGIGLFRTELQFMVRSKMPKVDEQTELYSTVLDKAGDRPVIFRTLDVGGDKVLPYLQMKEEENPALGWRAIRIGLDRPALLKAQLRAMVRAAAGRNLSLMFPMIAEVSEFLEAKSLLTREIEREKEKGRGPKQVKVGTMIEVPSIIWQMPHLLREVDFVSVGSNDLLQFFYAVDRGNAMVTDRYDVLSSSFLSMLQYIARECDKAGVPVSICGDVAGKPLEAMTLIGLGYRSLSMSVEAIGPVKQMVRSADIAKINEFTKRLCNSKVISAREQLRAFAKDHSIIV